In Lachnospiraceae bacterium, one DNA window encodes the following:
- a CDS encoding YabP/YqfC family sporulation protein, translating to MREDRKRAVVEALGLPRDVMMGDILLHFTGPYETVVENFRSLLIYTDLYIKIKAADCVVVFKGLHLEIETYTQDVLKITGQIQSVEFLCC from the coding sequence ATGAGAGAGGATAGAAAAAGGGCTGTAGTGGAAGCTCTTGGTCTTCCAAGGGATGTGATGATGGGAGATATCCTGCTTCATTTTACAGGCCCTTATGAGACAGTAGTGGAAAATTTCAGGAGCCTTCTTATTTACACAGATCTGTATATAAAAATAAAAGCAGCAGATTGTGTGGTGGTGTTTAAGGGACTGCATCTGGAAATAGAGACTTATACACAGGATGTCCTGAAAATAACAGGACAAATACAGTCAGTGGAATTT
- a CDS encoding DUF4397 domain-containing protein: MNSKLNPASETISMVKAAQTNEEDIPVAPLPNPGEGGPVYDDSMDNNSGGNGSFGDDLSSIPVIPLPNPGEGGPVYNGPDHNRPSGSMWQPGHSHVPVYRPVFPSNGSITIFPGIGFPCYNCTTSSSLGRVRILNASSGYPPFNVSLGNWRIGEQLDNGDLTSYVQASSGFQTVTVSGTNGYIYIQKMITIRSGSASTVAIINTSTGLDLLEISDLSCNGPSGTTCIRACNLSPDLGPFDVALENRGNSYRTFTNVRFQEVTPFSSFAAGWYSIYVFRTNAFNNSNAIAAASASLKAGKSYTLYMFNDPSNTGGLRTLILSN; the protein is encoded by the coding sequence ATGAATTCCAAGTTGAATCCTGCTTCTGAAACCATTTCCATGGTAAAAGCAGCTCAGACAAACGAAGAAGATATTCCGGTAGCCCCACTGCCAAATCCTGGAGAAGGCGGACCTGTATATGACGATTCCATGGATAACAACTCCGGTGGAAACGGTTCTTTTGGTGATGACCTTAGTTCCATTCCCGTCATTCCGCTGCCAAATCCTGGAGAAGGCGGGCCCGTATACAATGGACCTGATCACAACCGTCCATCTGGTAGTATGTGGCAGCCGGGGCATTCTCATGTTCCTGTATACCGTCCTGTTTTCCCGTCTAACGGCTCTATTACCATTTTTCCAGGCATCGGCTTTCCATGTTATAACTGCACCACTTCCTCCAGCCTGGGGCGGGTACGCATTTTAAATGCTTCCTCCGGTTATCCGCCATTTAATGTATCTTTAGGAAACTGGCGCATAGGAGAACAACTGGATAACGGTGATCTCACAAGCTACGTACAGGCTTCTTCCGGTTTCCAGACTGTTACTGTATCCGGTACTAACGGCTATATTTATATCCAGAAAATGATCACCATCCGTTCCGGTTCTGCATCAACAGTAGCTATCATCAATACCAGTACAGGACTTGATCTGTTAGAAATATCTGATCTTTCCTGTAATGGACCGTCCGGCACCACCTGCATCAGAGCCTGCAACCTTTCCCCGGACCTTGGACCTTTTGACGTAGCTTTAGAAAACCGGGGCAATTCCTACCGCACCTTCACTAATGTCCGTTTCCAGGAAGTGACCCCATTCTCCAGCTTTGCAGCAGGCTGGTATTCAATCTACGTATTCCGCACCAATGCGTTTAATAACAGCAATGCCATTGCTGCAGCTTCTGCCTCTCTTAAAGCAGGGAAATCTTACACCCTTTATATGTTTAACGATCCTTCCAATACTGGTGGACTGCGGACACTGATCTTATCAAATTAA